The Solea senegalensis isolate Sse05_10M linkage group LG9, IFAPA_SoseM_1, whole genome shotgun sequence genome has a segment encoding these proteins:
- the s100t gene encoding S100 calcium binding protein T, with amino-acid sequence MSLPKSENASTLENAMQLMIQTFHKYSGNEGDKYTLSRSELKEMLTTELGTYLGNAQDKEAVDKVMGDLDSNNDGEVDFTEFIILIGALTVACNDFFQEYNDKQEKKNP; translated from the exons ATGTCTTTGCCCAAATCAGAGAACGCCTCCACCCTGGAGAACGCCATGCAGCTCATGATccagacctttcataagtactcTGGAAACGAGGGGGACAAATATACACTGAGCAGGAGTGAGCTCAAGGAGATGCTAACCACAGAGCTTGGCACCTACCTGGGG aatgCCCAGGATAAGGAGGCCGTGGATAAAGTTATGGGCGATCTGGATTCCAACAACGACGGCGAGGTAGATTTCACCGAGTTCATCATCCTGATCGGAGCTCTTACCGTAGCGTGCAATGACTTCTTCCAAGAGTACAATGAcaaacaggagaagaagaaccCGTGA